Proteins encoded in a region of the Bradyrhizobium sp. CB3481 genome:
- a CDS encoding MFS transporter: MTELATETKASAGNTLISLLYVARGLRGFGDGFAVIILPAYMTALGYDAVAVGIVATASLLGTALLTLITGWIAPRHDLRPLLIAGASLMAVTGIAFPAVEHFLLIALVAFIGTINASGGDLGMLVPLEHAVLAHSAADERRTQVFARYSLIGALCTAAGSLAASLPDFLVAGGSTQLSAFRLMFYAYAALGIICAALYRYMPHTQGEERAPQTPLGPSRATVYKLAALFSIDSFAGGFVAQSLLVLWLLERFDLSLSAAGLFFFWSSTLSAFSYPVAAWIAKRIGLVNTMVFTHIPSSIFLILAAFAPNLYVALGLLLLRAALSQMDVPTRTSYVMAVVTPAERPAAASLTAVPRSLASAISPAISGALLMTSFTGLPLVVCGTLKIAYDLALLFSFRHIKPPEEKR, encoded by the coding sequence ATGACCGAACTCGCGACTGAAACGAAGGCTTCAGCCGGAAACACGCTGATCTCGCTGCTCTATGTCGCGCGTGGCCTGCGCGGCTTCGGGGATGGTTTTGCCGTCATCATCCTGCCGGCTTACATGACTGCGCTGGGTTACGACGCCGTCGCGGTCGGCATCGTCGCGACGGCCTCGCTGCTTGGCACCGCGCTGCTGACGCTGATCACGGGGTGGATCGCGCCGCGCCATGACCTGAGGCCGCTCTTGATCGCAGGCGCCAGCCTGATGGCAGTGACCGGAATCGCCTTTCCCGCCGTCGAGCACTTTTTACTCATCGCGCTGGTCGCCTTCATCGGCACGATCAATGCTTCCGGCGGCGATCTCGGCATGCTGGTGCCGCTCGAGCATGCGGTGCTGGCGCATAGCGCTGCCGACGAGCGCCGCACGCAGGTGTTTGCGCGCTACAGCCTGATCGGTGCGCTCTGCACCGCGGCCGGATCGCTCGCGGCCTCGCTGCCCGATTTCCTCGTCGCAGGCGGCAGCACGCAGCTCTCCGCGTTCCGCCTGATGTTCTATGCTTACGCCGCGCTCGGCATTATCTGCGCCGCGCTCTATCGCTATATGCCGCATACGCAGGGCGAAGAGAGGGCGCCGCAAACCCCGCTCGGGCCGTCGCGCGCCACGGTCTACAAGCTCGCGGCGCTGTTCAGCATCGACTCCTTTGCCGGCGGTTTTGTCGCGCAATCGCTGTTGGTGCTCTGGCTGCTCGAGCGCTTCGATCTGTCACTGTCGGCGGCCGGACTGTTCTTCTTCTGGTCGAGCACGCTGAGCGCGTTCTCCTATCCGGTCGCTGCCTGGATCGCGAAGCGCATCGGCCTCGTCAACACCATGGTGTTCACGCACATTCCCTCCAGCATCTTTTTGATCCTGGCGGCGTTCGCGCCGAACCTCTATGTGGCGCTCGGGCTGTTGCTGTTGCGCGCAGCGCTGTCGCAGATGGATGTGCCGACCCGCACGTCCTATGTCATGGCGGTGGTGACGCCGGCCGAACGGCCGGCAGCCGCGAGCCTCACCGCCGTGCCGCGCAGCCTGGCGTCGGCGATCAGCCCGGCGATCTCGGGCGCGCTATTGATGACGTCGTTTACCGGGCTGCCGCTGGTGGTCTGCGGCACGCTCAAGATTGCCTACGACCTGGCGCTATTGTTCTCGTTCCGCCATATCAAGCCGCCGGAGGAAAAGCGCTAG
- a CDS encoding DUF1259 domain-containing protein, translating to MKQSLTLLALGAALLLSQAARADAIDWKKVDAALGKTATVSGDVHRYGLPRSDLHVTLDGVTIKPALALGGWIAFAPMQGQAMLMGDLVLLDTEITPVMTKLLDSGLDVSAIHNHILRAFPATFYMHVAGHGDPEKIATAIRAALSSASKTPFEPPATTATAAPAIDLDTAGIDAAMGAKGTVNGGVYQYGIPRRDPAKESGMQVTAALGGANAINFQPTGGGKAAITGDFLVTGDEVNPLIRALRAGDIEVTAIHSHMLAEEPRMFFVHFWANDDALKLARNVRTALDKTDVAHH from the coding sequence ATGAAACAGTCGCTTACGCTACTGGCGCTCGGCGCTGCGCTGCTGCTGTCACAGGCCGCCCGCGCCGATGCTATTGATTGGAAGAAGGTAGACGCTGCTCTCGGGAAGACCGCCACCGTAAGCGGCGACGTGCATCGTTACGGACTGCCGCGATCCGATCTGCACGTCACGCTGGACGGCGTCACCATCAAGCCGGCGCTAGCGCTCGGAGGGTGGATCGCTTTCGCGCCCATGCAGGGACAGGCCATGCTGATGGGCGACCTGGTGCTGCTGGATACGGAAATCACGCCGGTCATGACCAAATTGCTGGACAGCGGGCTGGACGTCAGCGCGATCCACAATCACATTCTCCGCGCCTTTCCCGCGACCTTTTATATGCATGTTGCGGGGCACGGCGACCCTGAAAAAATAGCGACCGCAATCCGCGCGGCGCTTTCGTCGGCGAGCAAGACGCCCTTCGAACCACCTGCCACCACCGCCACCGCAGCACCGGCAATTGATCTCGATACCGCCGGCATCGACGCTGCAATGGGTGCCAAGGGCACCGTGAATGGTGGTGTCTACCAGTACGGCATTCCGAGGCGCGATCCGGCCAAGGAAAGCGGAATGCAGGTCACTGCCGCTCTCGGCGGCGCGAACGCCATCAACTTTCAACCGACCGGCGGCGGCAAGGCCGCCATAACAGGCGATTTCCTCGTGACCGGCGACGAGGTCAATCCCTTGATCCGGGCGCTACGCGCAGGAGATATCGAGGTCACCGCGATCCACAGCCACATGCTTGCAGAAGAGCCGCGCATGTTCTTCGTGCACTTCTGGGCCAATGACGACGCTCTGAAACTGGCGCGCAACGTTCGCACCGCGCTCGACAAGACAGACGTCGCGCATCATTGA
- a CDS encoding cation diffusion facilitator family transporter, whose amino-acid sequence MAQDHSHHAHSHAHGHSHGHAGHSHAPDNFGWAFAIGASLNTGFVIAELIFGYAANSLALISDAIHNLSDVVALLLAWAAAWLAQKQPTQRHTYGYRRASILAALFNAGLLLVAVGGIAVEAVNRLYSPAPVAGWTVVVVAVLGVVVNGFTALLFMRGRHGDLNIRGAYLHMAADAGVSLGVVVAAFVIMVTGWLWLDPAISLVIAAVVFWSGWGLARDSVNLALDGVPRGIELSDVKDYLGGLEGVIEVHDLHVWAMSTNETALTAHLVRPGGTDDAFLHGVCEQLSHRFNIHHATLQIEAAAEVCKLAPAERV is encoded by the coding sequence ATGGCGCAGGATCACTCTCATCACGCTCACTCTCACGCCCACGGCCATTCCCATGGTCATGCCGGCCACAGCCATGCGCCCGACAATTTCGGCTGGGCGTTTGCAATCGGCGCCTCGCTCAATACCGGCTTTGTCATTGCCGAACTGATCTTCGGCTATGCCGCCAACTCGCTGGCGCTGATTTCCGACGCCATCCACAATCTCTCCGATGTGGTCGCGCTGCTGCTGGCATGGGCCGCGGCCTGGCTGGCGCAGAAGCAGCCGACGCAGCGGCATACTTACGGCTATCGGCGCGCCTCGATCCTGGCGGCGCTGTTCAATGCGGGCTTGCTGCTGGTGGCGGTCGGCGGCATTGCGGTCGAGGCGGTCAACCGGCTCTATAGCCCGGCGCCGGTCGCGGGCTGGACGGTCGTGGTGGTCGCGGTACTCGGCGTCGTCGTCAATGGTTTCACGGCGCTGTTGTTCATGCGCGGCCGCCACGGCGATCTCAACATCCGCGGCGCCTATCTGCACATGGCGGCGGACGCCGGTGTCTCGCTCGGCGTGGTGGTGGCGGCGTTCGTCATCATGGTGACGGGATGGCTGTGGCTCGATCCCGCCATCAGCCTCGTTATTGCGGCCGTGGTGTTCTGGAGCGGCTGGGGCCTGGCGCGCGACAGCGTCAACCTCGCGCTCGACGGCGTGCCGCGCGGCATCGAGCTTTCGGATGTGAAGGACTATCTCGGCGGATTGGAAGGCGTCATCGAGGTGCACGACCTCCACGTCTGGGCCATGAGCACCAATGAGACCGCGCTGACCGCGCATCTTGTGCGGCCGGGTGGAACGGACGATGCCTTCCTGCATGGCGTCTGCGAGCAACTGTCGCACCGTTTCAACATCCACCACGCCACGTTGCAGATCGAAGCCGCGGCCGAGGTCTGCAAGTTAGCACCGGCCGAACGGGTGTAG
- the parC gene encoding DNA topoisomerase IV subunit A, with protein sequence MGKRQLPPEEPAEIHEVMLRDALEERYLAYALSTIMHRALPDARDGLKPVHRRILYGMRLLRLDPGTAFKKSAKIVGDVMGSFHPHGDQAIYDAMVRLAQDFASRYPLVDGQGNFGNIDGDNPAAYRYTEARMTEVARLLLEGIDEDGVEFRPNYDGQSKEPVVLPGGFPNLLANGAQGIAVGMATSIPPHNVAELCDAALHLIDKPEAKSKSLLKWVKGPDFPTGGIIVDSKESIAEAYMTGRGSFRTRAKWVQEEGARGTWVVVITEIPWLVQKSRLVEKIAELLNEKKLPLVGDVRDESAEDIRLIIEPKSRAVDPALMMESLFRLTELESKISLNLNVLIKGKIPKVVGLAECLREWLDHLRDVLVRRSNYRKTQIENRLEILGGYLIAYLNIDKVIKIIRTEDEPKPALIKAFKLTEVQADAILNMRLRSLRKLEEFEIRTEDKNLRNELKGIKSLLGSEAEQWSKVGEQVRKVRDIFGPKTPLGKRRTQFADAPEHDLAAIEEAFVEREPVTVVISEKGWVRTLKGHVEDISGLTFKTDDKLDHAFFAETTSKLLLFATNGKFYSLDVAKLPGGRGHGEPIRMFIDLEQDAAIVSLFVNKGERKFLVASSEGQGFVVKEEDCVSNTRKGKQVLNVTMPAEACAIATVQGDTVAAIGTNHKMVLFPLEQVPEMARGRGVRLQKYSSAKLSDVAVFELKAGLTWKDSAGREQSMSAKDLADWRGNRADAGRLAHGLPKSNKFLRGVE encoded by the coding sequence ATGGGAAAACGACAGCTGCCGCCGGAAGAGCCGGCCGAAATCCATGAGGTGATGCTGCGCGATGCGCTGGAAGAGCGCTATCTCGCCTACGCCCTCTCGACCATCATGCACCGTGCCCTGCCGGACGCCCGCGACGGGCTGAAGCCGGTGCACCGGCGCATCCTCTATGGCATGCGCCTGCTCCGGCTCGATCCCGGCACGGCGTTCAAGAAATCGGCGAAAATCGTCGGCGACGTGATGGGCTCGTTCCATCCGCACGGCGACCAGGCGATCTACGACGCCATGGTGCGTCTCGCCCAGGACTTCGCCTCGCGCTACCCGCTGGTCGATGGCCAGGGCAATTTCGGCAATATCGACGGCGATAACCCGGCCGCCTACCGCTACACCGAAGCCCGCATGACCGAGGTCGCGCGGCTTCTGCTTGAGGGCATCGATGAGGATGGCGTCGAGTTCCGTCCCAATTACGACGGCCAGAGCAAGGAGCCGGTGGTTCTGCCCGGCGGCTTCCCGAACCTGCTCGCCAACGGCGCGCAGGGCATCGCGGTCGGCATGGCGACCTCGATCCCGCCGCACAACGTCGCCGAACTCTGCGACGCGGCGCTGCATCTGATCGACAAGCCCGAGGCGAAATCGAAGTCGCTGCTGAAATGGGTCAAGGGTCCGGATTTCCCGACCGGCGGCATCATCGTCGATTCCAAGGAAAGCATCGCCGAAGCCTATATGACCGGGCGCGGCTCGTTCCGCACCCGGGCCAAATGGGTCCAGGAGGAGGGCGCGCGCGGCACCTGGGTCGTCGTCATCACCGAGATCCCGTGGCTGGTGCAGAAGTCGCGGCTGGTCGAGAAGATCGCCGAGCTGCTGAACGAGAAGAAGTTGCCGCTGGTCGGCGACGTCAGGGACGAATCCGCCGAGGACATCCGGCTGATCATCGAGCCGAAATCCCGCGCGGTCGATCCGGCGCTGATGATGGAATCCTTGTTCCGGCTCACCGAGCTGGAAAGCAAGATTTCGCTGAACCTCAACGTGCTGATCAAGGGCAAGATCCCCAAGGTGGTGGGGCTTGCCGAATGCCTGCGCGAATGGCTCGACCATCTGCGCGACGTGCTGGTACGGCGCTCGAACTACCGCAAGACCCAGATCGAGAACCGCCTCGAGATCCTCGGCGGCTATTTGATCGCCTATCTGAACATCGACAAGGTGATCAAGATCATCCGGACCGAGGACGAGCCGAAGCCGGCGCTGATCAAGGCGTTCAAGCTCACGGAAGTCCAGGCCGACGCCATCCTCAACATGCGCCTGCGCTCCTTGCGCAAGCTGGAAGAATTCGAAATCCGGACCGAGGACAAGAATCTTCGCAACGAGTTGAAGGGCATCAAGTCGCTGCTCGGCTCGGAAGCCGAGCAATGGTCCAAGGTCGGCGAGCAGGTCCGCAAGGTCCGCGACATCTTTGGGCCGAAGACGCCGCTCGGCAAGCGCCGCACCCAGTTCGCCGACGCGCCCGAGCATGATCTCGCGGCGATCGAGGAAGCCTTTGTCGAGCGCGAGCCGGTCACCGTCGTGATCTCCGAGAAGGGCTGGGTGCGTACGCTCAAGGGCCATGTCGAGGATATTTCGGGCCTTACCTTCAAGACCGACGACAAGCTCGACCACGCCTTCTTCGCCGAGACCACGTCAAAACTGCTGCTGTTCGCGACCAACGGCAAGTTCTATTCGCTGGATGTTGCAAAGTTGCCGGGTGGCCGCGGCCATGGTGAGCCGATCCGTATGTTCATCGATCTCGAGCAGGACGCGGCGATCGTCTCGCTGTTCGTCAACAAGGGCGAGCGCAAGTTCCTGGTCGCGAGCAGCGAAGGTCAGGGTTTCGTGGTCAAGGAAGAAGACTGCGTCAGCAATACCCGCAAGGGCAAGCAGGTGCTTAACGTCACCATGCCGGCGGAGGCCTGCGCGATCGCGACCGTGCAGGGTGACACCGTGGCGGCGATCGGCACCAACCACAAGATGGTGCTGTTCCCGCTGGAGCAGGTGCCGGAGATGGCGCGCGGCCGCGGCGTGCGCCTGCAAAAGTATTCCAGCGCGAAACTGTCGGATGTCGCGGTGTTCGAGCTCAAGGCGGGCCTGACCTGGAAGGATTCGGCCGGCCGCGAGCAGAGCATGAGCGCCAAGGATCTGGCCGACTGGCGCGGCAACCGCGCCGACGCCGGCCGTCTCGCGCACGGCCTGCCGAAGTCGAACAAGTTCTTGCGCGGCGTGGAGTAA
- a CDS encoding N-acyl homoserine lactonase family protein encodes MGFALVLLTGAVSIGSGHAQSGSPGVEKLYILNCGEGVAGDISRWSPGVNEGKSMDFVDNCYLIKHAQGWFLWDTGVTDAVAAMPGGLAPADPRAVHWRRPKTLAAQLDQLGVKPSDLKGMAISHTHPDHVGNVELFPTTMLYVQKAEYEWPAANNQPRFKPEHPVTKLEGDRDVFGDGSITILSTPGHTPGHQSLLVKLPRTGTVVLSGDAVHFKANWDNRGVPAMNVSKDATLASMQKISDVLTKEKAQLWINHDKAQRDGLKMSPEYYD; translated from the coding sequence ATGGGTTTTGCCCTGGTGCTGTTGACGGGTGCGGTGTCCATCGGAAGCGGCCATGCGCAATCGGGCAGTCCGGGCGTCGAGAAGCTCTACATCTTGAATTGTGGTGAGGGCGTCGCCGGCGACATCTCCCGTTGGTCGCCCGGCGTCAACGAAGGGAAGTCGATGGACTTCGTCGACAATTGCTATTTGATCAAGCATGCGCAGGGCTGGTTCCTCTGGGATACCGGCGTCACCGATGCGGTTGCGGCAATGCCCGGCGGCTTGGCGCCGGCCGATCCGAGGGCGGTTCACTGGCGGCGGCCCAAGACGCTCGCGGCGCAGCTCGATCAGCTCGGCGTAAAGCCCTCCGATCTCAAGGGGATGGCGATTTCTCATACGCATCCCGATCATGTCGGCAATGTCGAGTTGTTCCCAACGACAATGCTGTATGTCCAGAAAGCCGAATATGAGTGGCCCGCCGCCAACAACCAGCCTCGGTTCAAGCCCGAACACCCCGTGACGAAACTGGAAGGCGATCGCGATGTGTTCGGCGACGGTAGCATCACCATTCTTTCCACGCCGGGACATACGCCCGGGCATCAATCATTGCTGGTAAAGCTACCCAGGACTGGCACGGTCGTTCTTTCCGGCGATGCCGTGCATTTCAAAGCCAATTGGGACAATCGCGGCGTGCCCGCCATGAATGTCAGCAAGGATGCGACGCTGGCCTCGATGCAGAAAATATCGGACGTGCTGACGAAAGAAAAAGCGCAGTTATGGATCAACCACGACAAGGCGCAACGCGACGGGTTGAAGATGTCGCCGGAGTACTATGACTGA
- a CDS encoding MFS transporter: protein MNRSQISIIIALGTTQTLAWASSYYLPAILADSIARDLGVSSNWIFAAFSASQVISAVLAPRIGRQIDLVGGRSVLSMSNLLLAAGLVLLGFTTSIPMLVMAWLLLGVGMSAGLYDAAFAALGRIYGDAARRSITGITLIAGFASTVGWPLSALGLETIGWRNTCFAWAAAHILLGLPLNLLVLPAVKGAKAAVAAAVKPHIPIDRTMIILAFVFAAAWTVTGAMAAHLPRLMEAAGATTTQAVFAGALIGPAQVAARIFEASFLSRYHPLVSTRLACITHPIGAAILGLAGGGAASLFAVFHGSGNGILTIARGTLPLAIFGPENYGYRLGIIGAPARMAQAAAPLLFGLLIDAMGARVLIVSSALSLSALLALFLLRKQAAQSTS from the coding sequence GTGAACCGCAGCCAGATTTCCATCATCATCGCACTCGGCACGACGCAAACGCTGGCCTGGGCATCCAGCTACTATCTGCCGGCAATCCTTGCCGATTCCATCGCGCGCGATCTCGGCGTCTCCTCGAACTGGATCTTTGCGGCGTTCTCCGCATCACAGGTGATTTCCGCGGTGCTGGCACCGCGGATCGGACGCCAGATCGACCTGGTCGGCGGCCGCTCGGTGCTGTCGATGTCCAACCTGCTGCTCGCGGCCGGCCTCGTGCTGCTCGGCTTCACGACATCGATCCCGATGCTCGTGATGGCCTGGCTGCTGCTCGGCGTCGGCATGAGCGCCGGTCTCTATGATGCCGCCTTTGCCGCACTCGGGCGCATCTATGGCGATGCGGCGCGGCGCTCGATCACCGGCATCACGCTGATTGCGGGCTTTGCCTCGACCGTCGGATGGCCGCTGTCGGCGCTGGGGCTGGAGACGATCGGCTGGCGCAACACCTGCTTTGCCTGGGCGGCGGCGCACATCCTGCTTGGGCTGCCGCTGAACCTGCTGGTGTTGCCGGCGGTGAAAGGCGCCAAGGCGGCGGTGGCCGCCGCCGTCAAGCCGCACATCCCGATCGACCGCACCATGATCATCCTCGCCTTCGTGTTTGCCGCGGCCTGGACCGTCACTGGCGCAATGGCGGCGCATTTGCCGCGCCTGATGGAGGCGGCGGGCGCGACGACGACACAGGCGGTGTTCGCCGGCGCGCTGATCGGCCCGGCGCAAGTGGCGGCGCGGATCTTCGAGGCCAGCTTTCTCAGCCGCTACCATCCGCTGGTCTCGACCCGCCTTGCCTGCATCACGCATCCGATCGGCGCCGCCATCCTCGGTCTCGCCGGCGGCGGCGCGGCCAGCCTGTTCGCGGTGTTCCACGGCTCCGGCAACGGCATCCTGACGATCGCCCGCGGCACGCTGCCGCTCGCGATCTTCGGTCCCGAGAATTACGGCTATAGGCTCGGCATCATCGGAGCGCCGGCGCGGATGGCGCAGGCCGCCGCGCCGCTATTGTTCGGCCTCCTGATCGATGCGATGGGCGCGCGGGTCCTGATCGTCTCCTCCGCGCTCAGCCTCTCGGCGCTGCTCGCACTGTTCCTGCTGCGCAAGCAGGCGGCACAGTCGACGTCCTGA
- the chrA gene encoding chromate efflux transporter, whose product MDATVQKTIDAGASRHLDHGISFGEAFRVWLRIALLSFGGPAGQIAVMHRILVEEKNWISESRFLHALNYCMLLPGPEAQQLATYIGWLLHRTAGGIMAGGLFILPGIIAIMGLSYIYAAYGNVGFIEALFFGLKAAVLAIVIQAVVRVGKRALRNRVMIALAAIAFVAIFFFGVPFPLIIVAAACIGFVGARLGRPEFAALEHGGKNSAIIDSMLGEGIPEHVRPNTSRMLRVLAVWLAIWLVPVFALLIALGPNDVFSQIAIFFSKMAMVTFGGAYAVLAYVAQQAAEYYHWVTPREMLDGLGMAETTPGPLIMVVQFVGFMAAFREASGLSPMLAGTLGGLLATWVTFAPCFLWIFVGAPYIEALRGNKALAGALSAITAAVVGVILNLSIWFALHTVFRQTFPVQGFGLSFDAPVLASIDLPALVLSIAAATAIFRFSIGMLVVLAASCSIGILLRSIGII is encoded by the coding sequence ATGGACGCCACAGTGCAAAAGACGATCGATGCCGGCGCAAGCCGGCATCTCGATCACGGCATCAGTTTTGGTGAAGCCTTCCGCGTCTGGCTGCGGATCGCCCTGCTCAGCTTCGGTGGCCCGGCCGGACAGATCGCGGTGATGCACCGCATCCTGGTCGAGGAGAAGAACTGGATCTCGGAGAGCCGCTTTTTGCATGCGCTGAACTACTGCATGCTGCTGCCGGGGCCCGAGGCGCAGCAGCTTGCGACCTATATCGGCTGGCTCTTGCACCGGACCGCGGGCGGCATCATGGCCGGCGGGCTGTTCATCCTGCCCGGCATCATCGCCATCATGGGCCTCAGCTATATCTACGCGGCCTACGGCAATGTCGGCTTCATCGAGGCGCTGTTCTTCGGCCTCAAGGCGGCCGTTCTCGCCATCGTGATCCAGGCGGTGGTTCGCGTCGGCAAGCGTGCGCTGCGCAACCGGGTGATGATCGCGCTCGCGGCCATCGCCTTTGTCGCGATCTTCTTCTTCGGGGTGCCATTTCCCCTGATCATCGTGGCCGCCGCCTGCATCGGCTTCGTCGGTGCCCGGCTTGGCAGGCCGGAATTCGCGGCTCTGGAACATGGCGGAAAGAATTCTGCCATCATCGACAGCATGCTTGGCGAAGGGATTCCCGAACATGTTCGACCGAATACGTCGCGCATGCTGCGGGTCTTGGCCGTCTGGCTCGCCATCTGGCTCGTTCCCGTCTTTGCGCTCCTCATTGCGCTGGGACCGAACGATGTCTTCAGCCAAATCGCGATATTCTTCAGCAAAATGGCGATGGTGACATTCGGCGGCGCCTACGCTGTGCTGGCCTATGTCGCGCAGCAGGCCGCCGAATACTACCACTGGGTCACACCGCGGGAGATGCTCGACGGCCTCGGCATGGCGGAGACCACGCCCGGACCTCTCATCATGGTCGTTCAGTTCGTCGGCTTCATGGCGGCATTCCGCGAAGCGAGCGGGCTGTCGCCCATGCTCGCCGGCACTCTCGGCGGGTTGCTGGCGACCTGGGTGACCTTCGCACCCTGCTTCCTCTGGATCTTCGTCGGAGCGCCCTACATCGAGGCGCTGCGAGGCAACAAGGCGCTGGCCGGCGCGCTCTCGGCGATCACCGCGGCGGTCGTCGGCGTGATCCTCAATCTGTCGATCTGGTTCGCGCTACACACTGTGTTCCGACAAACCTTTCCGGTTCAAGGATTCGGCCTGTCGTTCGACGCGCCCGTGCTGGCCAGCATCGACCTGCCGGCGCTCGTCCTATCGATAGCGGCGGCAACCGCAATCTTCCGCTTCAGTATTGGGATGCTCGTCGTCCTGGCCGCTTCATGCAGCATAGGCATCCTGCTGCGGTCGATTGGCATCATCTAG
- a CDS encoding chromate resistance protein ChrB domain-containing protein: MSAYTTISPDKLAKLIGTASMPALIDVRTDEDFAADPRLIPGAIRRSHQDAGEWSGNFSGNSAIVVCLRGAKLAQGTAAWLRHAGVAAETLEGGFEGWKEAKLPLLNTSKLPHRDAKGRTVWVTRARPKVDRIACPWLIRRFVDPHAVFLYVAPSEVIAVGDRFNAAPFDIENVFWSHRGELCTFDVMIEEFGLATPPLLRLAQMVRGADTGRPDLSPEAPGLLAASLGLSRMFDDDLEQLEAGMMLYDAFYRWCRDASGETHNWPTNKAKP, from the coding sequence ATGTCAGCCTACACCACTATATCCCCAGACAAGCTTGCAAAGTTGATCGGCACGGCGAGTATGCCGGCCCTGATCGACGTTCGTACCGACGAAGATTTTGCCGCCGACCCGCGGCTGATCCCCGGCGCCATCAGGCGCAGTCATCAGGACGCCGGCGAGTGGAGCGGCAATTTCTCCGGCAATTCCGCGATCGTTGTTTGCCTGCGCGGCGCCAAACTCGCGCAAGGTACCGCGGCCTGGCTGCGGCACGCCGGCGTCGCCGCCGAAACACTCGAAGGCGGCTTTGAGGGCTGGAAGGAGGCCAAGCTTCCGCTGCTCAATACGTCCAAATTGCCGCACCGTGATGCCAAGGGCCGCACCGTCTGGGTGACGCGCGCCCGACCGAAGGTCGACCGCATCGCCTGCCCCTGGCTGATCCGCCGCTTTGTCGATCCGCATGCGGTGTTCCTGTATGTCGCGCCTTCCGAGGTCATCGCCGTCGGCGATCGTTTCAACGCTGCGCCCTTCGATATCGAGAACGTGTTCTGGAGCCACCGCGGCGAGCTCTGCACCTTCGACGTCATGATCGAGGAATTTGGCCTTGCCACGCCGCCTTTGCTGCGGCTCGCGCAAATGGTACGCGGCGCCGACACCGGACGGCCTGATCTATCGCCGGAGGCGCCCGGCCTGCTCGCCGCTTCGCTCGGCTTGTCGCGCATGTTCGACGACGATCTCGAGCAGCTTGAAGCCGGCATGATGCTCTACGACGCGTTCTACCGCTGGTGCCGCGACGCGTCAGGCGAAACGCATAACTGGCCGACCAACAAGGCGAAGCCGTGA
- a CDS encoding DMT family transporter, with translation MGEWVGVAIALLSSCLGGTAAAITRYLAGNTDPITLAILRWGIGFACVLPAALLLKARWPKRQDWPAVAALGFAFFGVFFVLYNIAMSYTTAARASLALATLPLHTMVVGALLGIEPLTRRKLIGVCIAVLGVSAALATGLSAAPPGAWRGELIMTAAVLCMAFYNVWSRPFIQRSSALGFLTLGMGTGALALVVVRSLTGSIAALSQFGAPQWIAGVYLGFAGGALAFILWVLALQRASPTRVANTMTINPVAAALLATQLVGEPITPNLVVGLVAVFAGIWIATSEVKKA, from the coding sequence TTGGGCGAATGGGTTGGCGTCGCGATCGCATTGCTATCGAGCTGTCTGGGCGGGACCGCGGCGGCGATCACGCGCTATCTTGCCGGCAACACCGATCCGATCACGCTGGCGATCCTGCGCTGGGGAATCGGCTTCGCTTGCGTGTTGCCGGCGGCGCTACTGCTGAAGGCGCGATGGCCGAAGCGGCAGGATTGGCCTGCCGTCGCCGCCCTCGGCTTCGCCTTCTTCGGTGTGTTCTTTGTCCTTTATAATATCGCGATGTCCTACACGACGGCGGCGCGGGCTTCGCTGGCGCTGGCGACGCTGCCGCTGCACACCATGGTGGTCGGCGCGCTGCTCGGCATCGAGCCGCTGACGAGACGGAAATTGATCGGGGTCTGTATTGCCGTGCTCGGCGTGTCAGCCGCGCTCGCGACCGGATTGTCGGCCGCGCCGCCGGGCGCCTGGCGCGGCGAACTGATCATGACCGCCGCCGTGCTCTGCATGGCGTTCTACAACGTCTGGTCCCGACCGTTCATCCAGCGCTCCAGCGCGCTCGGCTTCCTCACCCTCGGCATGGGGACGGGTGCGCTGGCGCTGGTCGTGGTGAGATCGTTGACCGGAAGCATCGCGGCTTTGAGCCAGTTCGGAGCACCGCAATGGATCGCGGGCGTTTACCTCGGCTTTGCCGGCGGCGCGCTCGCCTTTATCTTGTGGGTCCTGGCGCTGCAACGGGCCTCGCCGACGCGGGTGGCCAATACCATGACGATCAATCCGGTCGCCGCAGCGCTGCTTGCCACCCAGCTCGTCGGCGAGCCGATCACGCCCAACCTTGTGGTCGGGCTGGTCGCCGTGTTTGCGGGTATCTGGATCGCGACCTCGGAGGTCAAGAAGGCGTAG